Proteins from a genomic interval of Amphiura filiformis chromosome 9, Afil_fr2py, whole genome shotgun sequence:
- the LOC140160076 gene encoding uncharacterized protein produces the protein MTIGVRNPPKHVYSFCGQQLETVESHPYLGVCFNNTLTWSDHITKVCKKAQRVLGLLRRNLWGCEEKIKSAAYTTLVRPLLEYAATAWDSSHQTNNSRLERVQRQAARFCKREYGREKGTVTRILKELEWETLEARRKTKKVIMRYKIKNGLVEISPENHLVHQTDKGTRGHKQKFIQISYNKDRYGDTFFPSTIPLWNNLPRSAVEAATVEGFKAARGLN, from the coding sequence ATGACAATAGGGGTGAGAAACCCGCCGAAACATGTCTACAGTTTCTGCGGCCAACAGTTGGAGACAGTTGAATCTCATCCGTACCTGGGAGTGTGCTTCAACAACACATTGACATGGAGTGACCATATTACAAAAGTTTGCAAAAAGGCTCAGCGAGTTCTCGGTTTATTGCGTCGAAACCTATGGGGCTGTGAGGAGAAGATTAAATCAGCTGCATATACAACCCTCGTTAGACCTTTGTTAGAGTATGCCGCCACAGCATGGGATTCGTCACACCAGACAAACAACAGCAGGCTAGAGAGAGTCCAGAGGCAAGCTGCAAGATTTTGTAAAAGAGAGTACGGCAGGGAAAAAGGCACCGTCACCAGGATACTGAAAGAACTGGAATGGGAGACACTAGAAGCcagaagaaaaacaaagaaagtcATCATGAGGTACAAGATTAAAAATGGGTTGGTGGAAATATCACCGGAGAATCACCTGGTGCACCAGACTGATAAAGGAACCAGAGGCCACAAACAGAAGTTCATTCAGATCAGCTATAACAAAGATAGATATGGGGACACATTTTTTCCTTCCACCATTCCGTTGTGGAACAATCTTCCACGATCAGCTGTTGAGGCTGCCACCGTTGAAGGCTTCAAGGCAGCGAGGGGATTAAATTGA